A window from Camelus dromedarius isolate mCamDro1 chromosome 9, mCamDro1.pat, whole genome shotgun sequence encodes these proteins:
- the WNT2B gene encoding protein Wnt-2b produces the protein MLRPSGAEEAAQLPSRRARAPVPAPAPRPTALDGSRASARLSLACLLLLLLLMLPARVDTSWWYIGALGARVICDNIPGLVSRQRQLCQRYPDIMRSVGEGAREWIRECQHQFRHHRWNCTTLDRDHTVFGRVMLRSSREAAFVYAISSAGVVHAITRACSQGELSVCSCDPYTRGRHHDQRGDFDWGGCSDNIHYGVRFAKAFVDAKEKRLKDARALMNLHNNRCGRTAVRRFLKLECKCHGVSGSCTLRTCWRALSDFRRTGDYLRRRYDGAVQVTATQDGANFTAARQGYRRATRTDLVYFDNSPDYCVLDKAAGSLGTAGRVCSKTSKGTDGCEIMCCGRGYDTTRVTRVTQCECKFHWCCAVRCKECRNTVDVHTCKAPKKAEWLDQT, from the exons ATGCTGAGGCCGAGTGGTGCGGAGGAAGCCGCGCAGCTCCCCTCTCGGCGCGCCCGCGCCCCTGTCCCCGCGCCCGCGCCTAGACCCACGGCCCTCGACGGCTCTCGGGCTTCGGCCCGCTTGAGTCTTGCctgccttctgctgctgctgctgctgatgctGCCGGCCCGCGTAGACACGTCCTGGTG GTACATTGGGGCACTGGGGGCCCGAGTGATCTGTGACAATATCCCTGGTCTGGTGAGCCGGCAGCGGCAGCTGTGCCAGCGTTACCCAGACATCATGCGCTCAGTGGGTGAGGGTGCCCGAGAATGGATCCGAGAGTGTCAGCACCAGTTCCGCCACCACCGCTGGAACTGCACCACACTGGACCGGGACCACACTGTCTTCGGCCGAGTCATGCTCAGAA GTAGCCGGGAGGCAGCATTTGTATATGCCATCTCTTCAGCAGGAGTGGTCCATGCTATCACTCGGGCCTGTAGCCAGGGTGAACTGAGTGTGTGCAGCTGTGACCCCTATACCCGTGGCCGACACCATGACCAACGTGGGGACTTTGACTGGGGTGGTTGCAGTGACAACATTCACTATGGTGTTCGCTTTGCCAAGGCCTTCGTGGATGCCAAGGAGAAGAGGCTTAAGGATGCCCGGGCTCTCATGAACTTACATAACAACCGCTGTGGTCGCACG gctgTGCGGCGGTTTCTGAAGCTGGAATGTAAGTGCCACGGCGTGAGTGGCTCCTGTACTCTGCGCACCTGCTGGCGTGCTCTCTCAGACTTCCGCCGCACAGGTGATTACCTGCGGCGGCGCTATGACGGGGCCGTGCAGGTGACGGCCACCCAGGATGGTGCCAACTTCACAGCAGCCCGCCAAGGCTATCGCCGTGCCACCCGGACTGACCTTGTCTACTTTGACAACTCCCCAGACTACTGTGTTTTGGACAAGGCTGCAG GTTCCCTAGGCACTGCAGGCCGTGTCTGCAGCAAGACATCTAAAGGGACAGACGGTTGTGAAATCATGTGCTGCGGCCGAGGGTATGACACAACTCGAGTTACCCGCGTCACCCAGTGTGAGTGCAAATTCCACTGGTGCTGTGCTGTGCGCTGCAAGGAATGCAGAAACACTGTGGACGTCCATACTTGCAAGGCCCCCAAGAAGGCAGAGTGGCTGGATCAGACCTGA